The Bombus huntii isolate Logan2020A chromosome 6, iyBomHunt1.1, whole genome shotgun sequence genome window below encodes:
- the LOC126866772 gene encoding 15-hydroxyprostaglandin dehydrogenase [NAD(+)]-like, translated as MQIKDKRVIVTGAASGLGMTISRELLRNGASVIAMIDIEEVAGKEAMNVLNAEFGRNRAIFFQCDVANNSEFDDTFKRAVKTLGGLEILVNNAGIINESDFTKTIDVNVTAVIRATLLGIQQMQKDSGGKGGVIVNISSVAGLYSLSQLPVYSATKHAVVSFSRSFAQPYHYERTGVRIIVLCPELSQMSNVKNSEVNPSQDQLIQKYFRRVDSVAHGLVYVVRCAQNGSIWISEDGKPVYEIQLFDSLPQKHNDSVLEENERKMQID; from the exons ATGCAAATCAAGGATAAAAGAGTCATTGTAACGGGAGCTGCAAGTGGCTTGGGCATGACTATTAGCAGAGAACTGCTGCGAAATGGTGCATCC GTAATAGCAATGATAGATATCGAGGAGGTAGCTGGCAAGGAAGCGATGAACGTGCTGAACGCAGAATTCGGCCGCAATCGTGCTATATTCTTCCAGTGCGATGTCGCGAACAATTCCGAATTCGAtg ATACTTTCAAGAGAGCTGTGAAGACACTCGGCGGTCTGGAGATTCTAGTGAACAATGCTGGTATCATTAACGAGAGCGATTTCACTAAAACCATCGATGTAAACGTG ACAGCGGTGATACGAGCGACGCTTCTAGGAATCCAACAAATGCAAAAGGACTCCGGTGGCAAAGGCGGTGTTATCGTCAATATATCGTCTGTGGCTGGTCTGTATTCTTTATCTCAGCTTCCAGTATATTCCGCTACGAAACATGCAGTGGTTAGCTTCAGCCGTTCGTTCGCG CAACCTTATCATTACGAAAGGACTGGAGTAAGGATAATAGTGCTGTGTCCCGAGCTTTCTCAAATGTCCAATGTAAAAAATTCAGAAGTAAATCCGTCGCAAGATCAACTGATACAGAAATATTTCCGAAG AGTGGACAGCGTGGCGCACGGACTGGTTTACGTGGTGAGATGCGCTCAAAACGGAAGTATATGGATCAGCGAGGATGGAAAACCTGTCTACGAGATACAATTGTTCGACAGCCTACCGCAAAAGCATAATGATTCCGTATTGGAAGAAAACGAGCGTAAAATGCAAATAGATTAA
- the LOC126866778 gene encoding uncharacterized protein LOC126866778, producing MQSRCITSLFINLLDKSPKSLWKIERCQFHATPTAYRKKNKKGKGDDGPKIIKPICEKLPKPILEPSCKNAIVIGGSEGFGFAAADHLLCKGARVVVVADDDPIEGKIAVKKLCDSYGKNRALFVHYDVKSDCHVQAGLANALCKLKVVHILFNNLDKERPPLKCPTSTSKQNVTTKTIQIGLELLGKDQAGSNGIIINCASIFGFMGWPEDPFPVYCNKEPAIEVTRDFAKNYKGEEKDVRVVALCPTTKCFSNIGLPDFPEPIPNKIMNEMPICIPHSKYHIGTALSYILAWAKNGSAWLVEPAISVHQIPRLIHFPEKEGGQVDPKVYQAQPCPVKIEPPCVEPKVCVPSQKQMCAKKKWKDDEKK from the exons ATGCAATCACGATGTATAACCTCGCTTTTCATCAACCTTTTGGATAAGAGTCCAAA AAGCTTGTGGAAGATCGAACGGTGTCAATTTCACGCAACTCCAACAGCGTATCGAAAGAAGAACAAAAAGGGCAAAGGAGATGACGGgccaaaaataataaaaccgATCTG CGAGAAATTACCTAAACCAATTCTGGAGCCTTCGTGTAAGAACGCTATAGTGATCGGTGGGTCTGAAGGTTTTGGTTTTGCAGCGGCTGATCATCTCCTGTGTAAAGGAGCGCGC GTCGTCGTAGTGGCTGACGATGATCCTATTGAGGGAAAAATTGCAGTAAAAAAGTTATGCGACTCTTACGGGAAAAATCGCGCTCTGTTTGTTCATTATGACGTTAAAAGTGATTGTCACGTTCAAG CTGGTTTGGCAAACGCTCTCTGCAAGCTTAAAGTGGTTCACATTCTTTTCAACAATCTCGATAAAGAACGACCACCATTAAAGTGTCCAACGTCGACTTCGAAACAG AACGTTACAACTAAAACGATTCAAATAGGATTGGAGCTTCTAGGAAAGGATCAAGCTGGCTCTAACgggataataataaattgcgCGAGTATTTTTGGTTTCATGGGATGGCCTGAAGATCCCTTTCCGGTTTATTGCAACAAAGAACCAGCTATAGAAGTGACGAGAGATTTCGCG aaaaattataaaggagaagaaaaggaTGTTCGTGTTGTGGCCCTTTGTCCAACGACCAAATGTTTCTCCAATATTGGATTACCAGATTTCCCAGAACCTattccaaataaaataatgaacgAAATGCCAATTTGTATACCGCATTC CAAGTATCACATAGGAACTGCTTTGAGCTACATACTAGCGTGGGCAAAGAACGGAAGTGCATGGCTCGTAGAACCAGCAATCAGTGTCCATCAAATTCCTCGATTAATTCACTTCCCGGAGAAAGAAGGTGGACAAGTCGACCCTAAAGTCTATCAGGCACAA CCTTGTCCAGTGAAGATAGAACCACCATGCGTCGAACCTAAGGTGTGTGTACCCAGCCAAAAACAAATGTGTgcaaaaaagaaatggaaagatGATGAAAAAAAGTGA
- the LOC126866775 gene encoding 15-hydroxyprostaglandin dehydrogenase [NAD(+)]-like, with translation MIDVNFTGLVRTTLKAIDLMGKHRGGKGGTIVNISSLAGLTPVIYYPIYAATKHAIVGLTNSLALSYNETGVRMMLICPGRTHTPFITNLYNFENPHLNFINVNRALMCLKTAGNQQPECVAKAIIRLMEKEGNGAICLVHDGQPPYVVNVQTLDSLVKRPL, from the exons ATGATAGATGTGAATTTC ACTGGACTCGTACGTACGACGCTAAAGGCCATCGATTTAATGGGTAAACACAGAGGTGGCAAAGGTGGCACAATAGTAAATATTTCCTCCCTGGCTGGTCTGACACCTGTAATTTATTATCCAATTTATGCTGCAACGAAACATGCCATCGTTGGACTTACCAATAGTTTAGCG CTCAGTTACAATGAAACTGGCGTTCGTATGATGCTGATATGCCCTGGCCGTACACACACTCCCTTCATCACAAACTTGTACAACTTTGAAAATCcacatttaaatttcattaacgtTAATAGAGCGTTGATGTGTTTGAAAACAGCGGGTAACCAACA GCCAGAGTGCGTGGCCAAAGCGATAATCCGGTTGAtggagaaagaaggaaatggCGCTATATGTTTGGTACACGATGGGCAACCACCTTATGTCGTTAATGTTCAGACACTCGATAGTTTAGTGAAGCGTCCCCTTTAG
- the LOC126866819 gene encoding 15-hydroxyprostaglandin dehydrogenase [NAD(+)]-like, translating to MNIEGKIALVTGGANGIGFCAARKLLRNGAKTVALLDLNDSGGESAAAELNNEFGKDRTIFIACDVSKSEKLKESFKKVIDMYETLDILVNIAGIMDDADWEIMVDVNYKGIVHGTILGLHIMGKYKGGNGGVIVNMSSVAGLEGIPIAPIYGGTQYAIVGFTQSLKHYYEKTGIRMLTICPGLTTTAMAARFMSSKEHAMDLLDEETAAMAMATMQKQPIKLKKSKSSAVIYVSSTMNNVQDKTVLITGGGSGLGLVYAERLLQDGAKVVAIIDLEISSAEIAVSQLEIEFGKGTAKYFPCDVSNAEQFEATFKKVWDTLGGLDILINNAGLLNDLKWQQTIGVNINGVIQGSLLALDYMGKHKGGKGGTIVNIASIMALKIFSEVPIYCTTKHTVLAFSRCIQEHFDKTGVRVLVLCPGATATPILDEITEKSLDFVEKNAIKTMQESLLVQPTQHVGRGMIQFLLKGENGAVWVIENKKPPYAVEFPPFKKVEVKL from the exons ATGAACATCGAGGGTAAGATCGCGCTTGTCACCGGCGGGGCGAACGGAATTGGCTTCTGCGCCGCCCGAAAACTCCTTCGAAACGGAGCGAAG acGGTAGCTCTGTTGGATCTGAACGATTCCGGCGGTGAGAGCGCAGCCGCTGAATTGAACAACGAGTTTGGCAAAGACCGCACTATCTTTATCGCCTGCGATGTGTCAAAGAGCGAAAAACTTAAAG AATCGTTCAAAAAAGTTATCGACATGTACGAGACACTAGATATTCTCGTCAACATCGCGGGCATTATGGACGACGCGGATTGGGAAATAATGGTCGATGTCAACTAC AAAGGCATCGTTCATGGAACTATCTTGGGATTACATATTATGGGGAAGTATAAGGGTGGCAATGGTGGAGTCATCGTAAACATGTCCTCTGTAGCTGGCCTCGAGGGCATCCCTATAGCGCCAATTTATGGTGGAACGCAGTACGCCATTGTTGGTTTCACTCAGTCGTTGAAG CATTATTATGAGAAAACTGGTATCCGTATGCTGACGATATGCCCTGGATTAACGACCACAGCTATGGCTGCCAGATTTATGTCCTCCAAAGAACACGCTATGGATCTTCTCGACGAAGAAACCGCGGCTATGGCAATGGCCACCATGCAGAAACAACC AATTAAGTTAAAAAAATCCAAGTCTAGCGCCGTTATATACGTAAGTTCA aCAATGAACAACGTACAGGACAAGACAGTTTTAATCACCGGTGGAGGCAGTGGACTCGGTTTAGTTTATGCTGAGAGATTACTGCAAGATGGAGCGAAg GTAGTTGCTATCATTGACCTAGAAATCTCGTCCGCAGAAATCGCAGTGTCCCAATTGGAAATAGAATTCGGCAAAGGAACCGCCAAATATTTTCCATGTGATGTAAGCAATGCTGAACAATTCGAAG CAACCTTCAAAAAAGTTTGGGACACTCTGGGTGGCCTGGACATTCTTATTAACAATGCTGGTTTACTTAATGACTTAAAATGGCAGCAAACTATTGGCGTGAATATT AACGGCGTAATCCAAGGATCTTTGCTCGCTTTGGATTATATGGGCAAACACAAAGGTGGCAAAGGGGGCACCATAGTAAACATCGCATCGATCATGGCTCTGAAAATCTTCTCTGAAGTACCTATTTATTGCACCACTAAACACACTGTCTTGGCGTTCAGCCGTTGCATACAG GAACACTTTGACAAAACTGGCGTTCGTGTTCTTGTACTTTGCCCTGGTGCCACAGCAACGCCGATTTTAGATGAAATAACAGAGAAATCTTTAGACTTTGTTGAAAAGAATGCTATTAAAACAATGCAAGAATCACTGCTGGTACAACC AACGCAACACGTAGGAAGAGGCATGATACAGTTTCTCCTGAAAGGTGAAAATGGAGCTGTCTGGGTtattgaaaacaaaaaacCACCATACGCTGTTGAGTTTCCACCTTTCAAAAAAGTGGAGGTGAAGCTCTAA
- the LOC126866773 gene encoding 15-hydroxyprostaglandin dehydrogenase [NAD(+)]-like → MDVKGRVALVTGAASGIGKSCAVELLNEGAMVSICDINSEEGEKLAETLSTEHGKDRVIFCQCDVTDYSQFEESFQTTFATFGHIDIVVNNAGIMNDRFWELEVDINVNGVIRGTLLAQRFMGTDRGGQGGIVVNIGSNVSINPYASVPIYSATKAAIVNFTRAFGHQYHVDLTGVKVMALCPSATDSKLLGDVSKQLLWPRYVDAWLRDVASSVPQRSEHVAKALIQILNTGKSGSVWLVEKDQPPHEITFPKN, encoded by the exons ATGGACGTAAAAGGGCGAGTTGCCCTGGTGACGGGCGCCGCTTCCGGTATCGGTAAATCTTGCGCCGTGGAATTATTAAACGAAGGCGCGATG gTGTCTATATGCGATATAAACTCAGAAGAGGGTGAAAAATTAGCAGAAACTCTGTCTACGGAACATGGGAAAGACCGTGTGATCTTCTGTCAATGCGACGTCACAGACTATTCGCAATTCGAGG AATCGTTTCAAACAACGTTCGCGACGTTCGGCCACATCGATATCGTTGTTAATAACGCTGGAATAATGAACGATCGATTTTGGGAACTGGAAGTGGACATTAACGTT AATGGCGTGATCCGCGGAACTTTGCTCGCTCAGCGATTTATGGGAACGGACAGGGGTGGCCAGGGTGGAATAGTGGTTAATATTGGAAGCAACGTCAGCATCAACCCTTATGCGAGTGTTCCAATTTACTCTGCCACCAAGGCGGCAATCGTCAACTTCACCAGAGCGTTTGGG CACCAATACCACGTGGACTTAACCGGCGTGAAGGTGATGGCATTATGCCCAAGCGCGACAGATAGCAAATTATTAGGAGATGTCAGTAAACAATTGCTCTGGCCTCGATACGTAGACGCTTGGCTTCGTGACGTCGCCAGTTCAGTTCCTCAAAG ATCAGAACACGTAGCTAAAGCGCTGATCCAGATCCTAAACACAGGCAAAAGTGGAAGCGTCTGGCTGGTGGAGAAGGACCAACCTCCTCACGAGATCACATTCCCGAAAAACTAA